TAGATTACAGATTACACCGCAGTTGATAGAACGGCGCCGAGAAAGATTGGGCGCCGTTTTTATTTGGAACTACCGTATTGCGATAAGTATTCAGGAACCGAGATATGCTCCCTCAGTTGGGGATCCGTCACTGGCTGAGATGCTTGCAAACTGAGTGGAATCACTCCTGCCCAGACAGGTAGCTCATAGTCATCTTCTTGATCTTCGGGTGGTCCGCTGCGCACCTTGGCCGACGCCTCCGTAATGGGGATGGAGACAACTTTCGTTACCTTTAACTCCTTGTCGTTCGGTCGCCGCGCATCTTCCCATCGCCCGGGGAGAAGATGGTCGCTGATAGCTTTCATGGCGGCCATTCTTGCCTTATGATCCTCAACTAGTTCACCTGTCCCGAAGATCACCACCGAGCGGTAATTCATGGAGTGATTGTAGAGAGCCCTTGCCAGCACGACCCCGTCAACGATTGTAATAGTCACACAGAGGGGTTTGCCGGAGCATACGTAGTCCAGCAACCGACTTGCGAAGGACCCATGCAGTATTAGATTGTCTCCAATCCGTGCGTGGATGGTGGGGATGACGACAGGCTGCCTCTCCTCAGCGATTCCCACGTGGCAGATGGGTGCCTCATCGATGATTTCATACAGTGCATCACGGTCGTATACACCCCGGTTGGGATGACGTCTGATGCGATTTAATTTCGTCTTGGGAAATTCCATTGTTTACCCTTTCCTGTTTTTCTGTAACGGTATGGCTCGTTGATCAAACAGCTAGATTTATAGCAATTACGATTGTATGATCGATCAGATTATTTTAGAATTCTTCTTCTGACCAAAAATCCTCCAGCTCCACACCCAGTCCCTGTGCCAGGCGGTTAACGAAAGCAAAGTAGCCTGCTACCTGATTAATGTTAAGAATGGCCGCGTCGGAGAAACCCATTTCCTTCAGCGTGGCAACGTCAGATTCTTCCATGCGCCGCGGTTCAAGGGTGAGCTTGCGGGCGTAATCCAGCATGGCCCGGTCAGGAGTGCTTATGGGTGCCTTTTTATAATCCTCTTTAAACTGGGAGACCAGTTCATCATCTTTTGTCAACTGACGGAGACCCTCTCCGTGATGGGTCAGTCAGTAGTGGCACTGGTTGGCAGCGGAGACGACTACGGCAATCATCTCCCGCTGGATGCGACTGAGGTCCGATTTTCCCCGCATAAGTGTTGCGTAAAGCTGAAAGTGGCTCTTAAGTGAGGGTACGTTCAGGCTGTGAATTTTTATAATATTGTCCACGCCGCCCCACGGTTCTGTCAATTTACCGTAGGCCTCTTTCAGCTCGCCTTGCGCTTCAGTTTCTTGAATCATATTAATCCAGGCCATAATGCTCCTCCGTTAATCGTTGGCTAAGCGCCCATGATCACGATATCGTTGAGTGGAGTGTAACCCGGCAGTAGCCGGGAATGATAATGGTCAAACCGGTTCTCTGTGGAGAACTCCCGTGAGGCAGCCGATGGAGCCGGCCGCTTTGCCCAGTTCATCCACCTCTACCGTAACACAATTCACTCCTAGCTCCTCCAGGAATTTCTGTGTCGTCGGATTTCCTGCCGGCATGATAATTTCCCGCGGTCCCAAAGTGACGAAATTGAGTCCGAAGCCGTGCAAGACTTCATCGGGGTCTGGAAGATACTCTACTCTGTACCCTTCGTCCTGCAATACTTCGACGCCGGCGTGAGCCATTCTGAGAGGCCAGGCGAAGGCGAGATCCCTGTCCAGAAACCGCAATACCCCCATAAGGTGCATTGTACCTACGGGCAGATCGACTCTTACCACTTCAACACCCATCTGATTCAAGACGGTGGTCACCTGATCACATCCCTCCCTGTTGGTTCGCAAACCTTGTCCCAGGATCACTTTTTGCGGGGAGATCCACATGGCATCGGCACCTTCAAATGTGCCGCGACCGCTTACGCTTCGAGGGATTGGAATTCCCAGCCGTGCCAACTTCCCGGCTGTCTGTCGCTCCTCGCCGGCGCGAACAGTAGATGCCGGCCGGGCTACGATAGTTCCTTCAGGGGTGGAAAAAAGTAAATCTGCCATGAACATCTGATTGGGGCTGGACGACTCATCTGTTTCCACATAGTGCACCGCAACGCCAGCATCGCTGTAGGCTTGGGCCAGGGCGTCATGCTGTTGCTGGGCTTTGGCGACATCGACAACTGCCAGCATCTGGACAGCGTCCGGATCTTGCGATGCCGCCAGTGATTCACCGGGGCGGTGCAGAAGTACCGCTTTCAGTCTTGACCATTCGCTGTTGATGCCGCACTGCGCCCATACACTTCCCAGTTCTTCGGTAACAGACTGTTCACGGGCTGACCATGATCCGCCACCGTAAGGCGAAAGATTAAGCGGTTTTGAGCGATCGGGCATGATTGTATCTCCGGAAAGTGGAATAAAAGTAGTCCTTACAATATCATTGTTCCAACTGTAAAATTCTGTCGGTAAATTATTTGATTGTTAAAGCTTCACCTTGAGGCCGTAGCTTCCCGATGGATCGGGACAGGCATCTTCGCTACGGTCATAGTGAAGTAGATATGGGGCCGTAGCTTCCCGATGGATCGGGACAGGCATCTTCGCTACGGTCATAGTGAAGTAGATATGGGGCCGTAGCTCAGATGGGAGAGCGCAGCGTTCGCAATGCTGAGGTCGAGGGTTCGATCCCCTTCGGCTCCACAAGAAGAAGTGGAGGAATGGAAACATGGAGAAATGGAGAAACAAATGGCAATATGCGGTCAGTTCTCCAGTACTCCAACACTCCAAATTTCCATGAGGGATTCGGTCGTGCTAGGTGGGGAGCCAGCGGTGCCCTGTAACCTGCAATCCGCTATAGCAGGACCAATGCCGTGGTGCGGGATCTGCTGTATGGCGTTTCGATGGTAAGCGGTGCTGATCTTTCAGCCCATCGCAATAGGATGTTGTTGAATTCCGTCAGGCCCGGGAGGGAGCAGCGGTAGACAAATTTTCTATGTGCCGATGGTCACCTGAGGAGGAGCTGGCTGCCTTCTGGATTGCCATTCCAGAGCTTTCAATCTGCGGTGCACGACCGATAACTTTTTTGAATGCGTTGAATGAGCGGGAATAGATATACTACAGAGATCAGTCTTGATTGTAGATTGATAACCGAAATCTAAGGGAAATTCAGTTGACCTATCAGGTTCTAGCGCGAAAATATAGACCGGAAACCTTTCAACAGGTGGTAGGTCAGGATCACGTCACCAAGACGCTACTTAACGCCTTCGCCCAAGATAAGATTGCCCATGCATACCTCTTCGCCGGTCCCAGGGGTGTCGGCAAGACTACAACCGCCCGCATTCTCGCCAAAGCCCTCAACTGCTTTAAGAATAGCGAGGGCAATCCGTGCAACGAATGTCAGAACTGTGAAGAGATTACATCTTCCCGCAGTATGGACGTTCTGGAAATCGATGGCGCCTCCAACCGCGGTATTGATGAAATCCGCAATCTGCGGGAGTTGGTGAGATATTCGCCTGTGAATGCCAAGTTCAAGGTGTTTATTATTGATGAAGTCCACATGCTGACCACTTCGGCGTTCAACGCTCTACTGAAAACGCTTGAGGAACCGCCGCCCCATGTGAAGTTCATTTTCGCCACTACTGAACCGAATAAGGTTCTGCCGACAATTCTGTCGCGCTGCCAGCGACACGACTTCCACAGAATGTCCAGCAGTGATATAAACAGCGGCCTGAAAATAGTCCTGGAAAAGGAGAAAATTACCATCGATGACCGGACAGGGCAGCTCATCATCACGATGGCGGACGGCAGCATGCGCGATGCGCTCAGTCTGCTGGATCAGATGATAGCTTTCTGCGGCGATAAGGTAGAATTCGAACAGGCGTCTCAACTGCTTGGCATTATCCCTAATGCACTCTTCTTCGAAGTGAGTGATGCCGTGCGAAATCAGGATAAAAAAGGTCTGCTGACGCTTCTGTACGAGTCCCACAGTAAGGGATATGCTCTCACGGAATTTGTTTCCGGGCTGAACCAGCACTTTCTCAATCTTCTCATCTGTAAGGCTGATGCCGGTCAAGAGCTGATCGAAATGCCGGACGATGTCCGTCAACGTTATTCTGAAGAGTGCCAGAACTGGGATCCGAAAGACCTGCTTCGACTCACAGACCGGGTGACGGAGATGGAATCGAAACTGAAGATTGTTCAGCAGCCCAAAGTCTATGTTGAGACTATGATGCTCAAATTGACTGAAATGGATTCAACTGTCTCACTGACCGAGCTCATTACCAGGCTGGGTGAAGGTGGATTTACGGGTGGTGGTCAACAGAAACAAGTTTCTCCCCATGGGGGTCTGTTCAATAATGTTGAAAACGCGGAAAAGGGCGAGAAGGTCAAGCCGGTGCTGAAAGACAGTGGTGCTGATACTGGCACTGAAAATAAGAAAAAGGTGCAAACTGAGAAGAAGCCGGCTGAAGCTGAGGATGGCAGCGGTTCGTTGCAGAAAGTTCAGGATAAGTGGGATGCAATCATTGCGGAAGTAACAGAAAATGGAACATCCCTGAGTACTTTCCTGAGTCACGGTAAACCACACTCTTTGGACGGTAAGAGGCTGACTATCTCGTTCCCGAAAAAGTACAAGTTCCAGATTGATATGCTGAAGAAGAACGCCAGAAAAATTGAGACGACTATCGAAAAAATTGTGGGAGAAGTCTTTCGAATCGACTTTATTGTGTCAGAGAATCAACGGGATGTTGAACAGTCTCCGGAGGAAGACGATCCGGTGACAAAGCGGATGGTTAAATTATTCGGTGGGAAAATCGTAGAATAGCTAAAATAGAGGTGCAATAATGATCAATAAGGGAAATTTTCAGAGCGTACTCAAGAAGGCGAAGCAGCTGCAAGAGAAACTGGAGGCGACACAGGCGGAGCTGGAAAAGATGGAGATCGAGGGCCAGGCCGGCGGCGGGATGGTGGCGGCCGTTGTGAACGGCAAGCAGGAGCTGCTGTCTATGAAGATCGACCCTGAGATTCTTGATGAAGATGTGGAGATGCTGGAAGATCTCGTTGTGGCAGCTGTCAATCAGGCTCTCTCAAAGGCAGCAGAAGAGTCACAACAGCGTCTCTCATCTGTTTCAGGAGGGTTGATGGGAAACTTAGGTGATATTAAAATCCCGGGGATATAGCCTGTGAAAGCTCTGCCTGACTCACTCAGCCGACTCATCGAAGGGTTTGCCCGTTTTCCTGGAATCGGGAATAAGACGGCGCAGCGGATGGCGTTTTACCTGCTGAAAAGTGACAGGGCGGAAGCGGTTGAACTGGCTAAGTCGATCCTTGAAGTGAAGGATCAGATCCATGAATGTCCTGTCTGTCACAACATTTCAGAGATTTCTCCCTGCGGTATCTGCTCTGATCCCAAGCGGGATGAATCGATCCTCTGCGTTGTTGAAGATACGACCGATCTTCTCGCTTTTGAGAAAACGAATGAATATAACGGCAAATACCATATCCTGGGTGGTGTCCTCTCACCGCTGGACGGTATAGGGCCAGATGAACTGCACGTGGATTCACTGCTGGAGCGCCTTAACGGCAAGACGGAAGTTATCATCGCTACCAATCCCAGTGCGGAGGGAGAGACAACGGCGCTTTATCTCGCCAAGATCCTTAAACAGCGGGACCTCAACATCACCCGGCTGGCGACGGGTATTCCCGTGGGAGGAGATCTGGAATACGCTGACGAAGCGACCATTATCAGTGCTTTGGAAGGGAGGGTAAAACTTTAGTATGCTGCCGAATATTCTTACAATTGCGCGAATCCTGCTGACACCATTTTTTATCCTCTGTCTTTTCCATGATGCACCGTGGGCCAAGCCCATGGCTCTCCTTGTCTTCATCGTCGCATCCGTGACTGATGCGTGGGACGGTTATATTGCACGCAAGAAAGACCTCGTCACCAAAACCGGTGCTTTCCTGGATCCGCTTGCTGATAAGATACTGGTCTCCTCGGCATTCATCTCTTTCGCCATCATCGGCAAGATTCCTTACTGGATGGCGGTGCTTATCATCTTCCGCGATCTGTTCGTTACCGGACTGAGGATGCTCTTTCTGAGTCGCGGCGTAAGTCTCATTACCAGCAAACTCGCTAAGTTCAAGACAGCTACCCAGATTTCCGCCATCGTTTTTGTTCTGTCGTATATGGCTCTTAAAGCGATCACACTCATTAATGCAGAAGCTGTTCTCACTTTTGTCGAGTCGTTCAATCTGATCTATTATGCTGTCTACGGAGTTACGCTATTTACTGTCTATACCGGTCTCAACTATCTGTATGTCAACCGGACAGCCATCCGTGAATTCATCACCACCTCCCACGATCTCTCGTGAGATCGGCTCTACTTTACTTTTCTGATGCCATTGCCACTGTATTCCGTATCGGTCACCTGCCGTTAGCACCCGGTTCCTGGGGAAGTGCTGCCGCCGTAGTGGGGTGGTACCTTCTGCCTGAACTAAGCGGTACGGTCTACTGGTTAATCATAATCAACCTATTCCTACTCGGTGTCATCGCATCAGCTATCATCGCTCAACGTGACAGCGATGTTGATCCTTCAAAGGTAATTATCGATGAATGGGTGGGGATGTGGATCGTACTCCCATTTGCGGAAGAGGGCTGGGTATCAGTACTTGTGGCTTTCATCTGCTTCCGGCTGTTTGACATTCTAAAACCGTTCCCCGCAAGAGCAACAGAGAGGCTCAGGGGCGGTTGGGGTATCATGCTGGACGATGTGGTAGCAGGAGTCTATTCTATTGCGGTGCTGACACTCATTAGGATATTCGTATGAAAGTGGCTATCATTACTATCGGCGACGAAATTCTGGGAGGATTCACACTCGACTCAAACGCCACCTGGATGGCGAGAAAGCTGATGGATATTGGAATCGAGATAAACTGGAAAATGTCGGTGGGAGATACGGCAGATGATATCAAAGAAGCGTTGCGTATTGCTTCTGAAAAATCGGACGTTGTTCTCTGTACAGGCGGACTGGGTCCCACGGTGGATGACATCACCATGAAGGCTTTCGCTGAATACATCAGTGCCGAACTCGTCTTTGATGAAGACTATTATGAGCGGCTGAAGGAGATCTTTGATGAGCGCGGCTACGAGATGCCCGAATCCAACCGCGGTCAGGCTTACGTGCCTGATAAAGGTGACATAATCCCCAATCCGAAAGGGTCGGCCCGGGGCGTAAAGTATGTTGCTAACAATACTTCCTATTACGTTCTTCCGGGGGTACCCTCCGAGATGAAAGCGATGATGGAAAAGACAATCCTCCCCGAGATGAAGAGCACGGTGAAGGAAGATATTAAGGTTACTACACTGCGGACAACGGGTATGATGGAGTCGGCACTGCACGATGCATTGAAGGAGGAGCTTGATGGAAATGACGTCCGCATCGGATTCCTGCCGGGATTTACGGGCGTCGATATCAGGCTCTCTTCAACAGATTTGGATAAGGTGATGGAACTCGCCTCCGCCATCTACGAAAAGATCGGACGCTACATCTATGCGGAGGATTGGGAGACGCTGGAAGAGGCGGTGGGGCGTGAGCTGAGGGAAAAGGGACTCACCATAGCTGTGGCGGAATCGTGTACCGGAGGTCTCCTGGGTGACAGGTTCACCAATGTGCCGGGGAGTTCGGTATATTTTCTGGGCGGTGTGGTGAGCTACAGCAATGAAGCTAAAATGAACCTCCTTGGTGTGCAGAACGATACGTTGGTGGAACACGGTGCTGTAAGCGAAGAGACAGCAGCAGAAATGGCACAGGGAGTGAGACAACTTTTCCAGGCCGATACAGGCATCTCCGTCACGGGAATCTCCGGACCCGACGGCGGCACTCCGGAAAAACCGGTTGGGCTCACCTTTATCGCTATCGACTATTCAGGGGATGTCAGCGTGAAGCGGCTGATGTTTCTGCGCGACCGGCGATTCAACAAGGAGCTGGCGGCCCAGACGGCCCTGAACCTCGTTAGACTGACGGTCGGCTGATGCAGACTACGCCAACTGAAGTAAATTCCGGTACAGCCATGACATTCGAACACGATCCGTCGGCATCAGTGGGTGATTATAATTCTCATAATCTTATAATTGCCGGAGATAACATGGTATCACTTAAATGGTTACTTGAGGAGTATACCGCCGCTGTCCGGATGATCTATATCGACCCGCCGTACAATACGGGGAAGCGTTTTACGTTTCGCGATAACTTTATTCCTGTACCGGAGGGCAAGTCATCTGCAACAGGGGCCGGATCCCACGACATCTGGTGGAATTTCATGTTTCCCCGTCTGCACGCAGCGCGGGAACTGCTTGCTGAGGACGGTGTTATTTTTATCTCCATCGATGACAATGAAGTCCACAATCTGCGCCGCA
The sequence above is a segment of the Candidatus Neomarinimicrobiota bacterium genome. Coding sequences within it:
- the pgsA gene encoding CDP-diacylglycerol--glycerol-3-phosphate 3-phosphatidyltransferase, which translates into the protein MLPNILTIARILLTPFFILCLFHDAPWAKPMALLVFIVASVTDAWDGYIARKKDLVTKTGAFLDPLADKILVSSAFISFAIIGKIPYWMAVLIIFRDLFVTGLRMLFLSRGVSLITSKLAKFKTATQISAIVFVLSYMALKAITLINAEAVLTFVESFNLIYYAVYGVTLFTVYTGLNYLYVNRTAIREFITTSHDLS
- the recR gene encoding recombination mediator RecR; this encodes MPDSLSRLIEGFARFPGIGNKTAQRMAFYLLKSDRAEAVELAKSILEVKDQIHECPVCHNISEISPCGICSDPKRDESILCVVEDTTDLLAFEKTNEYNGKYHILGGVLSPLDGIGPDELHVDSLLERLNGKTEVIIATNPSAEGETTALYLAKILKQRDLNITRLATGIPVGGDLEYADEATIISALEGRVKL
- a CDS encoding YbaB/EbfC family nucleoid-associated protein; amino-acid sequence: MINKGNFQSVLKKAKQLQEKLEATQAELEKMEIEGQAGGGMVAAVVNGKQELLSMKIDPEILDEDVEMLEDLVVAAVNQALSKAAEESQQRLSSVSGGLMGNLGDIKIPGI
- a CDS encoding competence/damage-inducible protein A — its product is MKVAIITIGDEILGGFTLDSNATWMARKLMDIGIEINWKMSVGDTADDIKEALRIASEKSDVVLCTGGLGPTVDDITMKAFAEYISAELVFDEDYYERLKEIFDERGYEMPESNRGQAYVPDKGDIIPNPKGSARGVKYVANNTSYYVLPGVPSEMKAMMEKTILPEMKSTVKEDIKVTTLRTTGMMESALHDALKEELDGNDVRIGFLPGFTGVDIRLSSTDLDKVMELASAIYEKIGRYIYAEDWETLEEAVGRELREKGLTIAVAESCTGGLLGDRFTNVPGSSVYFLGGVVSYSNEAKMNLLGVQNDTLVEHGAVSEETAAEMAQGVRQLFQADTGISVTGISGPDGGTPEKPVGLTFIAIDYSGDVSVKRLMFLRDRRFNKELAAQTALNLVRLTVG
- a CDS encoding pyridoxamine 5'-phosphate oxidase family protein; the encoded protein is MEFPKTKLNRIRRHPNRGVYDRDALYEIIDEAPICHVGIAEERQPVVIPTIHARIGDNLILHGSFASRLLDYVCSGKPLCVTITIVDGVVLARALYNHSMNYRSVVIFGTGELVEDHKARMAAMKAISDHLLPGRWEDARRPNDKELKVTKVVSIPITEASAKVRSGPPEDQEDDYELPVWAGVIPLSLQASQPVTDPQLREHISVPEYLSQYGSSK
- a CDS encoding peroxidase-related enzyme (This protein belongs to a clade of uncharacterized proteins related to peroxidases such as the alkylhydroperoxidase AhpD.), whose protein sequence is MAWINMIQETEAQGELKEAYGKLTEPWGGVDNIIKIHSLNVPSLKSHFQLYATLMRGKSDLSRIQREMIAVVVSAANQCHYULTHHGEGLRQLTKDDELVSQFKEDYKKAPISTPDRAMLDYARKLTLEPRRMEESDVATLKEMGFSDAAILNINQVAGYFAFVNRLAQGLGVELEDFWSEEEF
- the dnaX gene encoding DNA polymerase III subunit gamma/tau is translated as MTYQVLARKYRPETFQQVVGQDHVTKTLLNAFAQDKIAHAYLFAGPRGVGKTTTARILAKALNCFKNSEGNPCNECQNCEEITSSRSMDVLEIDGASNRGIDEIRNLRELVRYSPVNAKFKVFIIDEVHMLTTSAFNALLKTLEEPPPHVKFIFATTEPNKVLPTILSRCQRHDFHRMSSSDINSGLKIVLEKEKITIDDRTGQLIITMADGSMRDALSLLDQMIAFCGDKVEFEQASQLLGIIPNALFFEVSDAVRNQDKKGLLTLLYESHSKGYALTEFVSGLNQHFLNLLICKADAGQELIEMPDDVRQRYSEECQNWDPKDLLRLTDRVTEMESKLKIVQQPKVYVETMMLKLTEMDSTVSLTELITRLGEGGFTGGGQQKQVSPHGGLFNNVENAEKGEKVKPVLKDSGADTGTENKKKVQTEKKPAEAEDGSGSLQKVQDKWDAIIAEVTENGTSLSTFLSHGKPHSLDGKRLTISFPKKYKFQIDMLKKNARKIETTIEKIVGEVFRIDFIVSENQRDVEQSPEEDDPVTKRMVKLFGGKIVE
- a CDS encoding phosphatidylglycerophosphatase A, which encodes MRSALLYFSDAIATVFRIGHLPLAPGSWGSAAAVVGWYLLPELSGTVYWLIIINLFLLGVIASAIIAQRDSDVDPSKVIIDEWVGMWIVLPFAEEGWVSVLVAFICFRLFDILKPFPARATERLRGGWGIMLDDVVAGVYSIAVLTLIRIFV
- a CDS encoding arginine deiminase family protein codes for the protein MPDRSKPLNLSPYGGGSWSAREQSVTEELGSVWAQCGINSEWSRLKAVLLHRPGESLAASQDPDAVQMLAVVDVAKAQQQHDALAQAYSDAGVAVHYVETDESSSPNQMFMADLLFSTPEGTIVARPASTVRAGEERQTAGKLARLGIPIPRSVSGRGTFEGADAMWISPQKVILGQGLRTNREGCDQVTTVLNQMGVEVVRVDLPVGTMHLMGVLRFLDRDLAFAWPLRMAHAGVEVLQDEGYRVEYLPDPDEVLHGFGLNFVTLGPREIIMPAGNPTTQKFLEELGVNCVTVEVDELGKAAGSIGCLTGVLHREPV